A window of the Gossypium hirsutum isolate 1008001.06 chromosome A03, Gossypium_hirsutum_v2.1, whole genome shotgun sequence genome harbors these coding sequences:
- the LOC107885954 gene encoding histone H4: MSGRGKGGKGLGKGGAKRHRKVLRDNIQGITKPAIRRLARRGGVKRISGLIYEETRGVLKIFLENVIRDAVTYTEHARRKTVTAMDVVYALKRQGRTLYGFGG, encoded by the coding sequence ATGTCAGGAAGAGGAAAGGGAGGCAAGGGTTTGGGTAAGGGAGGAGCGAAGCGTCACCGTAAGGTCCTCCGTGATAATATCCAGGGAATTACGAAGCCGGCTATTCGGCGTTTGGCTCGTAGGGGAGGCGTCAAGCGTATCAGCGGCTTGATCTACGAAGAAACCCGTGGTGTTCTTAAGATCTTCCTGGAGAACGTGATTCGTGACGCTGTCACCTACACAGAGCACGCGAGGAGAAAGACTGTGACTGCTATGGATGTGGTTTATGCACTCAAGAGGCAGGGCAGGACTTTGTATGGATTCGGTGGTTAA
- the LOC107885955 gene encoding calcium-transporting ATPase 1, endoplasmic reticulum-type, translated as MGRGGENYGKRENAGAASFKQETFPAWARDVKQCEEKYQVNRELGLSSAEVEKRRQIYGLNELLKHKPTSIFQLLLEQFNDTLVRILLAAAIISFVLAWYDGEEGGEKEITAFVEPLVIFLILIVNAFVGIWQESSAEKALEALKEIQSEHADVIRDGKKVSSLPAKELVPGDIVELRVGDKVPADMRVLNMISSTVRVEQGSLTGESEAVSKTVKVVPENSDIQGKKCMVFAGTTMVNGNCICLVTEIGMNTEIGKVHSQIHEASQSDTDTPLKKKLNEFGEVLTMIIGMICILVWLINVKYFLSWEYVDGWPTNFKFSFEKCTYYFEIAVALAVAAIPEGLPAVITTCLALGTRKMAQKNALVRKLPSVETLGCTTVICSDKTGTLTTNQMAVSKLVAIGSRSGTLRSFDVEGTTYDPFDGKILGWPVDGMDSNLEMIAKISAVCNDAGVEQSGRHYVAIGMPTEAALKVLVEKMELPEKYASSSAPGDPQPIQGCCHVWNKMVQRIATLEFDRDRKSMGVIINSSSGNKSLLVKGAVENLLERSSFIQLLDGSTVELDKYSKDLILQVLREMSTDALRCLGFAYKEELPEFATYNGDEDHPAHQLLLNPSNYSSIESNLIFVGLVGLRDPPRKEVRQAIEDCKAAGIRVMVITGDNKNTAEAICREIGVFGYREDITSRSLTGKEFMDHPDQRNHLRQNGGLLFSRAEPRHKQEIVRLLKQDGEVVAMTGDGVNDAPALKLADIGVAMGITGTEVAKEASDMVLADDNFSTIVAAVGEGRSIYDNMKAFIRYMISSNIGEVASIFLTAALGIPEGMIPVQLLWVNLVTDGPPATALGFNPQDTDIMKKPPRRSNDSLITAWILFRYLVIGSYVGLATVGVFIIWYTHNTFMGIDLSGDGHSLVTYSQLSNWDKCPSWVNFTASPFTAGPQVFNFDTNPCDYFRSGKIKASTLSLSVLVSIEMFNSLNALSEDGSLLTMPPWVNPWLLLAMSISFGLHFLILYVPFLAQVFGIVPLSLNEWLLVLAVAFPVILIDEVLKCIGRCTTGPRYSPATKSIKHKAE; from the exons ATGGGGAGAGGAGGGGAAAACTATGGTAAGAGAGAAAATGCAGGTGCTGCCTCTTTCAAGCAAGAAACTTTTCCAGCTTGGGCAAGAGATGTGAAACAATGTGAAGAGAAGTACCAAGTGAATCGAGAATTGGGATTATCAAGTGCTGAAGTTGAAAAAAGGAGGCAGATTTATGGATTGAACGAGTTACTGAAACACAAGCCGACATCCATCTTTCAACTGCTTTTGGAGCAATTTAATGACACATTAGTTAGGATACTGTTGGCTGCTGCAATCATATCTTTTGTTTTAGCTTGGTATGATGGTGAAGAAGGAGGGGAGAAGGAGATAACGGCTTTTGTGGAGCCACTTGTTATTTTCTTGATCTTGATAGTGAATGCCTTTGTGGGAATATGGCAAGAAAGTAGCGCGGAAAAAGCATTGGAGGCTTTGAAGGAAATTCAATCGGAGCATGCCGACGTAATTCGAGATGGTAAGAAGGTCTCAAGTTTGCCTGCTAAGGAACTTGTCCCCGGAGATATTGTGGAATTGAGGGTTGGTGATAAGGTACCGGCGGATATGCGGGTTTTGAATATGATAAGCTCAACTGTAAGAGTTGAACAGGGGTCATTGACCGGGGAGAGCGAAGCTGTAAGCAAGACTGTGAAGGTTGTTCCTGAGAATTCGGATATCCAAGGGAAGAAATGTATGGTCTTTGCTGGAACAACTATGGTCAATGGCAACTGTATTTGCTTGGTCACTGAGATAGGCATGAATACTGAGATTGGAAAGGTGCATTCACAGATTCATGAAGCATCACAGAGCGATACAGATACCCCATTAAAGAAGAAATTGAATGAGTTTGGCGAGGTTTTAACAATGATAATAGGAATGATTTGTATATTGGTTTGGCTTATTAATGTGAAATACTTCCTTTCTTGGGAATACGTTGATGGTTGGCCAACAAACTTTAAGTTCTCATTTGAGAAGTGCACATATTACTTCGAAATTGCGGTGGCATTGGCTGTTGCTGCAATTCCAGAAGGTTTACCAGCAGTTATTACGACATGTTTAGCACTGGGAACCCGAAAGATGGCTCAAAAGAACGCACTTGTCCGGAAGCTGCCTAGCGTAGAGACTCTTGGTTGCACAACTGTTATCTGTTCTGATAAGACAGGAACCTTGACTACCAATCAGATGGCTGTTTCGAAGCTTGTTGCTATAGGTTCAAGGTCGGGCACTCTGCGATCTTTTGATGTGGAGGGGACTACATATGATCCTTTTGATGGGAAAATACTGGGATGGCCTGTTGACGGAATGGATTCCAATCTTGAAATGATTGCCAAGATTTCTGCTGTTTGCAATGATGCTGGTGTTGAGCAATCTGGGAGGCATTATGTTGCCATTGGAATGCCTACAGAAGCAGCACTAAAG gttttggttgagaaaatggAACTTCCTGAAAAGTACGCTTCCTCTTCAGCTCCTGGGGATCCTCAAC CTATACAAGGCTGTTGTCACGTGTGGAACAAAATGGTGCAAAGGATTGCTACACTCGAGTTTGACCGTGATCGGAAGTCCATGGGAGTTATTATCAATTCCAGCTCAGGAAACAAGTCATTGCTAGTAAAG GGTGCTGTAGAGAATCTATTGGAGAGAAGCTCTTTTATCCAGTTACTTGATGGCTCTACCGTAGAACTAGATAAATATTCAAAGGATCTTATTTTACAGGTTCTTCGTGAAATGTCCACCGATGCATTACGTTGCCTTGGTTTCGCATATAAGGAAGAGCTTCCAGAGTTTGCAACATACAACGGTGATGAAGATCATCCAGCTCATCAGCTTTTGCTAAACCCCTCCAATTATTCTTCTATTGAGAGTAACCTTATTTTTGTTGGTTTAGTTGGGTTAAGG GATCCTCCTCGGAAAGAGGTTCGTCAAGCAATTGAAGACTGCAAAGCTGCTGGGATTCGTGTTATGGTCATTACAGGAGACAATAAGAACACAGCGGAAGCTATTTGTCGAGAAATTGGTGTATTCGGATATCGTGAAGATATTACTTCCAGGAGCTTAACGGGGAAGGAGTTTATGGATCATCCTGATCAGAGAAATCACCTGAGACAGAATGGAGGTCTATTATTTTCTCGAGCCGAGCCAAGGCACAAGCAGGAAATAGTGAGGTTGCTGAAGCAGGATGGTGAAGTGGTTGCAATGACTGGGGATGGAGTTAATGATGCTCCTGCCTTAAAGTTGGCTGATATTGGAGTAGCAATGGGCATCACTGGGACAGAG GTTGCAAAGGAGGCCTCTGACATGGTGCTAGCAGATGATAACTTCAGCACTATAGTTGCTGCAGTTGGGGAAGGCAGATCCATTTACGACAATATGAAGGCTTTTATAAG GTACATGATCTCCTCCAACATTGGTGAGGTTGCTTCCATATTCTTAACAGCTGCTTTGGGTATTCCAGAAGGCATGATCCCAGTTCAACTTCTCTGGGTTAATCTTGTTACTGATGGACCTCCAGCAACTGCTCTTGGATTCAATCCCCAAGACACAGATATAATGAAGAAGCCTCCAAGAAGAAGCAATGACTCATTAATCACTGCTTGGATCTTATTCCGCTACCTG GTGATTGGGTCCTATGTCGGGTTGGCCACGGTTGGGGTATTCATCATATGGTACACACACAATACCTTCATGGGCATTGATCTTAGTGGAGATGGCCATAGTCTGGTTACTTACTCTCAACTTTCCAACTGGGATAAATGCCCTTCCTGGGTAAATTTCACAGCATCTCCGTTCACAGCCGGTCCCCAAGTATTCAATTTCGATACAAACCCCTGCGACTACTTTAGATCCGGGAAAATCAAAGCCTCAACACTTTCCCTCTCAGTCTTGGTCTCTATTGAGATGTTCAATTCCCTTAACGCCCTCTCTGAAGATGGAAGCTTATTGACAATGCCTCCTTGGGTTAATCCATGGCTCCTTTTGGCTATGTCAATTTCGTTTGGACTCCATTTCTTGATTCTCTACGTGCCATTCCTTGCTCAAGTGTTTGGGATTGTTCCCCTCAGCCTCAACGAATGGTTGCTGGTATTGGCAGTTGCTTTTCCAGTCATTCTGATCGATGAGGTGCTCAAATGCATTGGAAGATGCACAACCGGGCCGCGGTATTCTCCTGCAACTAAATCTATAAAGCATAAAGCTGAATGA